The Echinicola jeungdonensis genome segment ATCCCCATAAAGTGTCATGGCCAGGGTTCTTGGAATGGGCGTGGCGGTCATGACAAGCACATGGGGATAGAACTGCTCATTTTTTGCCCAAAGTTTGGCTCTTTGCGCCACACCAAAACGGTGCTGTTCATCCACTATGGCCAATCCCAAATTATGGAACTTCACTACGTCTTCCAGCAGAGCATGGGTTCCTATCAAAATATGAAGCTGGCCATTTTGCAATTCACCATGGATCCGGGTCCTTGCAGATTTTTTGGTGGATCCGGTGAGTAGATCAATCCTCAATCCCATCAATTCTGCAAATTCCTTTAGCCCTTCAAAATGCTGAATGGCTAGAATTTCTGTAGGAGCCATCAAACATGCCTGCGAACCTGAGCTTATTGCAATCAAGATACATATAAAGGCTACCATGGTCTTGCCACTACCCACATCCCCCTGGATTAATCGATTCATCTGTTTTCCAGATCGCATATCTGCAAAAGCCTCTTTGATCACCCGCTTTTGGGCATTGGTAAGTTCAAATGGTAAATGCTTGTTATAAAACTCATTGACTAGCTCGATTTGCTTCAAGACCTGACCATTATATTTTTCAGTCCTGGTCAATTTGAGTTTAAGTAGTCTAAGCTGGACAAAGAAAAATTCCTCAAGTTTAAGTCTGTATCTGGCTCTTTTGAGCTTTTCAGGATCATCAGGAAAATGAATTTGCTTCAGGGCTTCCTTTTTTGCCATCAGGTTAAATCTTTCCAGAATGGTTTGTGGGAGTGTTTCCTGGATCTGGGGGTAAGCAATTTGAACCAGGTTAGCCATGATTTTGGATATTCCTTTGCTGTCCAAAAATTTAACCCTTAACTTTTCTGTTGTGGGATAGACAGGCTGAAATTGGCTTTTTCCCTCTTTGGCAGCTGTCAAAGGTTCCATTTCAGGGTGGGCAATGCTAAATCTTCTTCCATATTGGTTGGGCTTTCCAAAGAAAATATAGGCAACCCCCGGAACCAGTTTTTTGGCTACCCATTGGATGCCTTTGAACCAGGTCAGTTCCATTTCACCGGTTTCATCTGCAATATAAGCCACCAACCGCTTTTTGCGGGCCATCCCAATAGTTTCCACCCTTCTGATTTTGGCAATGACCTGCACATGTTCCATCCCTTCATGGATCTGATTGATTTTATAAAAACGGGTCCGGTCTTCATAGCGAAAGGGATAATGCTGCAGAAGTTCACCAAAAGTAAAAATGTCCAGCTCTTTGTTGATCAAAGCTGCTTTTTGGGGGCCAACGCCTTTTAAAAACTCAATTTTGGTATCAAAGAATCCCGGCAATTTCTTGGTGGATTGGATTAGCATTTTGGAAAATTACGCCAAATTAAATTTTTCTGACGTGAAAAGCTAAAAGCCTGTTGGGGATTCAGGTGTATTGGGGAAAAGCTATGAGCCTGGATGAATGAAAAAAAGTATAGCAATGGAAAAAATTATATGGCTATTATATTTCCTTTTTAGTATCCGACATTTCCGGTGTTGAATATTTAATAAATTGATTTTGAAATTCTGGAAATTGCTTTAGAAGAGTTTTCTATTCTATTATTTTTGAACCTTATCGTATGGGGTTTAGCTGTAAAAGGTGGCTTTTTAAATCTAGCAAAGCCCTAAAAGCTATGATTTACTAATTGGAAATCTATTTTTGGTAAAAGCCATAGTTTTTTCTATACTATTTATTTCCCAATTCTTGGGAATGAGGCTTGATACTCTTGGTCGATCTTCCTTATTTTAGCTCTTTATATTTGAGGAAAATCCATTTTTAACTTTTGCTAACCTATATTTATAATTAATGCAGGGAAAATTGACTCTAGGAATCGCATATTTGCGCTATCTCACCTTGAAAAAGGTCTGGAACATTTTCCTTTTATTGGTCTCCTTTTATCTATCAAGGCTTTTCAAAAGGCCAAAAATTTGGGGTTTGCCCACTGCACTTTCTGTAGAGCCTACCACTAGTTGTAATCTGCGTTGTCCTGAGTGTCCCTCGGGTTTAAGAAGTTTTACTCGTGCCACTGGGATGTTGAAAAGGGATTTATACGAAAAAATTATCAGGGAAGCTGCTCCTCATTTGTCATATTTGCACCTTTATTTCCAAGGGGAACCCTTTCTGCATCCAGAATTTTTGGATCTGGTTAAATTGGCGGATCAGCACAAAATTTTTACAGCCACTTCCACTAATGCCCATTTTTTGAATGATAAAACCATTCCCAGGATTTTGGAATCCGGGCTCAAACAGATGATTGTTTCCGTTGATGGTGCAACTCAGAATGTATATAAAACTTACCGGGTTGGAGGAAACCTTGAAAGGGTTAACAAGGGTATTGATCAGTTAATCAAGGAAAGAAATGCCAGAGGCTTGCAATTTCCTCAAGTAATTTTTCAGTTTTTAGTGACCGGAAAAAATGAGCAAGAAATCCCTGCGGTTAAGGAAATGGCCAAAAAATTGCAGGTGGATGAGTTGCAGCTAAAAACCGCTCAAATCTATGGCTATGAGAATGGGTCAGAGCTGATTCCCAACAATCAGAAATATTCCCGGTATATCCCTGTCGGTGATGGAAAATGGAAGCTAAAAAAGGAAATTCGAAACA includes the following:
- a CDS encoding radical SAM/SPASM domain-containing protein — translated: MPTALSVEPTTSCNLRCPECPSGLRSFTRATGMLKRDLYEKIIREAAPHLSYLHLYFQGEPFLHPEFLDLVKLADQHKIFTATSTNAHFLNDKTIPRILESGLKQMIVSVDGATQNVYKTYRVGGNLERVNKGIDQLIKERNARGLQFPQVIFQFLVTGKNEQEIPAVKEMAKKLQVDELQLKTAQIYGYENGSELIPNNQKYSRYIPVGDGKWKLKKEIRNKCWRMWQGAVVTWDGKVVPCCFDKDARHIMGNLKSTPMKQVWKQPQYQRFRKQLLSDRKQIDICKNCSE
- the recG gene encoding ATP-dependent DNA helicase RecG, whose product is MPGFFDTKIEFLKGVGPQKAALINKELDIFTFGELLQHYPFRYEDRTRFYKINQIHEGMEHVQVIAKIRRVETIGMARKKRLVAYIADETGEMELTWFKGIQWVAKKLVPGVAYIFFGKPNQYGRRFSIAHPEMEPLTAAKEGKSQFQPVYPTTEKLRVKFLDSKGISKIMANLVQIAYPQIQETLPQTILERFNLMAKKEALKQIHFPDDPEKLKRARYRLKLEEFFFVQLRLLKLKLTRTEKYNGQVLKQIELVNEFYNKHLPFELTNAQKRVIKEAFADMRSGKQMNRLIQGDVGSGKTMVAFICILIAISSGSQACLMAPTEILAIQHFEGLKEFAELMGLRIDLLTGSTKKSARTRIHGELQNGQLHILIGTHALLEDVVKFHNLGLAIVDEQHRFGVAQRAKLWAKNEQFYPHVLVMTATPIPRTLAMTLYGDLEISVIDEMPAGRKPIQTVHRYDKDRLKVFGFMNKQIQLGRQIYVVYPLIEESEKMDLKSLMDGYESICRAFSQYPISIVHGKMKAAEKDYEMQRFVKGETKIMVATTVIEVGVNVPNASVMVIENAERFGLSQLHQLRGRVGRGAEQSYCVLMSKYELSKDSRVRLETMVRTNDGFEIADVDLKLRGPGDLMGTQQSGLADLLIADLSKDAPILTLARDAAQQLVQEDPNLVLPQHAMVLRQIRNQKKHVVNWSRIS